cctgggtgacaagagccaagactccatctccaaaaaaaaaaaattgaataaggcTTGTGGATTAGATAATAGTGTTGTACCAATGTTACTTTCCTGTAATTATTCTGTGGTTATGCAAAGGaatgtccttgttcttaggagatacacactgaaatatttagggGCAAAGGGGCAACTTACTCTTAAATGGTTCAAAATATAgacacagttgacccttgaacatgGGTTGGAACTGCttgattcacttttttttttgaaatttctgaCAAATCTTATTTTATTCAGATCGCAGTCTGATCACACCTGGTCCAACAACACtcaaataataaatcaaatataATCAGATGTTAAGACTGGTCTTCAAACATTCTAGCCAATGATGCCACGCTTGCCTATGATCTCTCTGACATAAAACCACATCGATACCTCAGTGGCCACCAAACCATTCAGCAAAGCTTCCTTAACTGTGAGCTGTTTGAAGCTACCAGTCTGAGCACTACTGACTATTTTTTTCAGGCTCTGAATAGCTCTAGGGATCTCAGCAGGGGTGGGAGGAACCAGCTCAACCGTGGTGTAGTATCAAAATGCGGCCAATCGAGGCTTCAAGTAAGTCACAGCAGCATTCACCAGTGCTGGGGTCTTCTCCACAAGGTTACGGACAAATGGAGCCATGGTTCTGGGATGGAAAGTCCATCATCCCGAATGGCCAGCTGAAGGTCACCCCCCGGAAGGACCCTGCGtggttcacttatttatttatttatttatttgagatggagtctcactctatcacccaggctggagtacagcggtgtgatcttggctaactgtgacctccgcctcccgggttcaagtgattttcctgcctcagcctcccgagtagctgggattacaggtgagcaccaccacgtctggctaatttttgtacttttagtagagacaaggtttcgccatgttggccaggctggtcttgaactcctgacctcatgatccacccacctcggcctcccaaagtgctgggattacaggcgtgagccaccgtgcccggccaggactCTGTGTGGTTCACTTATACAAGgatcttcttcctcttctgtcaCCCGAGACAGCAAGACTACCCCctgcctcctcctcagccttctcAACGTGagaacaaggatgaagacctttatgatgatccaattcctcttaatgaatagtaaatatgttttctcttccttatgatttttttttctctttattcattttttgagacggagtcttgctgtcacccaggctggagtgcagtggcacggtctcggctcactgcaacctccaactcccag
Above is a genomic segment from Pan troglodytes isolate AG18354 chromosome 23, NHGRI_mPanTro3-v2.0_pri, whole genome shotgun sequence containing:
- the ATP5MGL gene encoding LOW QUALITY PROTEIN: putative ATP synthase subunit g 2, mitochondrial (The sequence of the model RefSeq protein was modified relative to this genomic sequence to represent the inferred CDS: substituted 1 base at 1 genomic stop codon), giving the protein MAPFVRNLVEKTPALVNAAVTYLKPRLAAFXYYTTVELVPPTPAEIPRAIQSLKKIVSSAQTGSFKQLTVKEALLNGLVATEVSMWFYVREIIGKRGIIG